From a single Equus asinus isolate D_3611 breed Donkey chromosome 2, EquAss-T2T_v2, whole genome shotgun sequence genomic region:
- the LOC106833431 gene encoding olfactory receptor 4F3/4F16/4F29-like → MGGGNHSVVSEIVLVGLTSSLEMQLALFLVFSVFYVAGILGNLLIVLTVISDPHLNSPLYFLLANLSFIDMWVSSIAAPKMISDLFKKRKVISFQGCIVQIFFIHVIGGTEMVLLIAMALDRYVAICRPLHYLTIMNFRTCILLLVAAWTIGIIHSLIQLVFVVNLPFCGPNEVDSFYCDLPRLIRLACTDTYRLGLMVTANSGFISLGTFCILIISYIFILVIVWKHSANGLSKALSTLSAHITVVVLFFGPCVFVYSWPFPAVPVDKFLAIFDVIITPFLNPTIYTLRNKEMKMAMKRIFSQMSSFRKVF, encoded by the coding sequence ATGGGGGGAGGAAATCATTCAGTGGTGTCTGAGATTGTGTTGGTGGGACTCACCAGTTCCTTGGAGATGCAGCTAGCCCTCTTCCTAGTTTTCTCTGTGTTCTATGTCGCAGGTATTTTGGGAAACCTCCTCATTGTGCTCACAGTGATCTCTGACCCTCACTTGAACTCCCCCTTGTACTTCCTGCTGGCCAACCTCTCCTTTATTGACATGTGGGTTTCCTCCATTGCAGCTCCCAAGATGATTTCTGATCTtttcaagaagagaaaagtaATCTCTTTCCAAGGCTGCATTGTTCAGATCTTCTTTATTCATGTTATTGGAGGAACTGAGATGGTTCTGCTCATTGCGATGGCCCTTGACCGTTATGTTGCTATATGTAGACCTCTCCACTACCTGACCATAATGAACTTCAGAACTTGCATTTTACTCTTGGTGGCTGCCTGGACCATTGGAATCATCCACTCTTTGATCCAACTTGTGTTTGTTGTAAACCTACCATTCTGTGGCCCCAATGAAGTAGACAGCTTTTACTGTGATCTTCCTCGACTTATTAGGCTTGCCTGCACAGACACTTACAGATTGGGTCTCATGGTCACTGCCAATAGTGGTTTCATCTCCCTGGGAACTTTCTGCATTCTGATCATCTCCTATATCTTCATCTTGGTCATTGTTTGGAAACATTCTGCAAATGGCTTGTCCAAGGCCCTCTCTACACTGTCAGCTCACATCACTGTGGTGGTCTTATTTTTTGGTCCATGTGTTTTTGTGTACTCATGGCCATTTCCCGCAGTACCAGTGGATAAATTTCTTGCCATTTTTGATGTAATTATCACCCCATTTCTGAACCCCACCATCTATACTTTGAGGAACAAAGAGATGAAGATGGCAATGAAGAGAATATTCAGTCAGATGTCGAGTTTCAGGAaggtattttaa